Proteins from a single region of Juglans microcarpa x Juglans regia isolate MS1-56 chromosome 5S, Jm3101_v1.0, whole genome shotgun sequence:
- the LOC121267116 gene encoding receptor kinase-like protein Xa21 produces the protein MTIHIVTGLIPYQIGNLQNLEVFEIGANGFFGTIPFGIFNISTLRWLGMGVNNLSGHLPSNMGLFLPNLQRLFLGVNKLSGTIPNSISNASQLALVDLSWNSFSGLIPKSLGNLRSLQVLDLGFNDLTVESLELSIFSYLSNCINLVYLALSKNHLNGFLPKSIGNLSLSLQTLYLYDCKLKGSIPIEIGNLSGLTTLTLSSNELRGLVPTTIGSLRMLQSLGLDGNRLKGTIPTELCYLRTLFELFLVGNDLSGQIPRCIDNMTSLRALYLGFNQLTSVIPLSLWRLTYLLEVDFSSNSLSGSLSSEIEKMKVLRRLNLSRNQLSGDIPKTIGGLKDLTNLSLAINGLQGSIPVSFGELVSLEFLDLSDNNLSGEIPKSLERLHYLKYLNLSFNKLQGEIPTGGPFLNFSATSFMSNNALCGATRLKVPPCKEGDPRKKKTTWPHMLRYVLPAIVFIMLVVTLAFAWKKWKKRNAKSSAQADLYPLVTWRRISHQQLVQATNGFNSNNLLGEGSFGSVYQGTLSDGMNIAIKIMNLQVRGAFKSFDAECEVLRNIRHRNLVKIITICSNIDFKALVLEYMPNGNLEKWLHSQDHYLNILQRLNIMIDIASALEYLHHGYSTTIIHCDLKPSNVLLDEEMVAHVADFGMAKLLDDRDSMMHTMTLATFGYMAPEYGLEGVVSTRGDVYSYGILLMETFTRKKPTDSMFIGELTLKHWVDESLLTSILDIVDANLLRNEKERAAMEDCISSVMRLALDCCAESPTQRIDIKNISAKLNKVKLKFVLDSRRG, from the exons ATGACTATTCATATTGTGACAGGTTTAATACCATATCAAATTGGTAATCTGCAAAATCTAGAGGTTTTTGAAATTGGAGCCAATGGTTTTTTTGGCACAATTCCATTTGGGATCTTCAATATCTCAACATTAAGATGGCTTGGAATGGGGGTAAATAACCTATCAGGCCATCTTCCATCAAATATGGGTCTCTTCCTTCCAAATCTTCAACGACTTTTTCTTGGGGTAAATAAATTGAGCGGAACAATTCCCAACTCTATCTCTAATGCTTCACAGCTTGCTCTCGTAGACTTATCTTGGAACTCATTCTCTGGCTTAATTCCAAAATCGCTTGGAAATTTAAGATCCCTCCAGGTGCTCGACCTAGGATTCAATGATTTGACAGTTGAATCTCTAGAATTGAGTATTTTCTCCTATTTGTCCAATTGTATAAATCTCGTTTATTTAGCTTTGAGCAAAAATCACTTGAATGGCTTCCTTCCCAAGTCCATTGGaaacctctctctttctcttcaaaCACTTTACCTATATGATTGCAAACTTAAGGGTAGCATTCCAATAGAGATCGGGAATTTAAGTGGTTTGACTACGTTGACCTTATCCAGCAATGAATTGAGAGGACTTGTTCCAACCACAATAGGAAGTTTGCGCATGCTTCAAAGTTTGGGCCTTGATGGTAATAGACTAAAGGGAACCATACCAACAGAACTATGTTATCTAAGGAcattgtttgaattatttttagttgGTAATGATCTATCTGGACAAATTCCTAGATGCATAGATAATATGACTTCGCTAAGAGCTCTCTACTTAGGCTTCAATCAATTAACTTCTGTGATTCCATTGAGCTTGTGGAGGCTTACATATCTCTTGGAGGTTGACTTCTCATCCAATTCTTTAAGTGGCTCTCTTTCATCTGAGATTGAGAAAATGAAGGTCTTGAGGAGATTGAATTTGTCAAGAAATCAACTATCAGGTGATATCCCTAAAACAATTGGTGGTCTCAAAGATTTGACTAATCTCTCCTTGGCAATAAATGGACTACAAGGCTCAATTCCTGTATCTTTTGGTGAATTGGTaagcttggagtttttggatcTTTCGGATAACAATTTATCTGGAGAGATTCCCAAGTCCTTAGAACGACTTCATTACCTCAAATATCTAAATCTCTCATTCAATAAACTACAAGGAGAAATTCCCACAGGTGGACCATTTCTAAACTTCTCAGCTACATCATTTATGTCAAACAATGCACTTTGTGGTGCAACTCGATTGAAAGTTCCCCCATGTAAAGAAGGTGATCCTCGAAAAAAGAAGACAACATGGCCACATATGCTAAGGTATGTATTGCCAGCAATTGTGTTTATAATGCTTGTAGTGACCCTTGCTTTTGCTTGGAAAAagtggaaaaagaggaatgcaAAATCTTCTGCTCAAGCAGACTTGTACCCTCTAGTTACATGGAGAAGAATTTCTCATCAACAACTTGTACAAGCAACGAATGGATTCAACTCTAATAATTTACTTGGTGAAGGAAGTTTTGGGTCAGTATACCAAGGAACACTTTCAGATGGGATGAATATTGCAATCAAAATTATGAACTTGCAAGTGAGAGGGGCATTCAAAAGTTTTGATGCAGAGTGTGAGGTGCTACGAAATATTCGTCATCGAAATCTTGTCAAAATCATCACCATTTGCAGCAATATTGACTTCAAAGCCCTTGTATTGGAATACATGCCTAATGGAAACTTAGAGAAATGGTTGCACTCTCAAGATCACTATCTGAATATCTTACAAAGGCTAAATATCATGATTGATATCGCATCAGCATTAGAATACCTTCATCATGGTTATTCAACAACAATTATTCATTGTGATTTGAAGCCTAGCAATGTCTTATTAGATGAAGAAATGGTTGCTCATGTTGCCGATTTTGGCATGGCCAAGCTCTTAGATGATAGGGACTCTATGATGCATACCATGACTCTTGCTACTTTTGGGTACATGGCACCAG AGTATGGATTAGAAGGAGTTGTTTCTACAAGAGGCGATGTTTATAGTTATGGCATTTTACTAATGGAAACTTTCACAAGAAAGAAGCCTACAGATAGCATGTTTATTGGAGAATTGACCTTGAAGCATTGGGTGGATGAATCACTACTCACTTCAATACTCGATATTGTTGATGCCAatttgttgagaaatgaaaaagaacgTGCTGCCATGGAGGACTGCATATCTTCAGTTATGAGATTGGCTTTGGATTGTTGTGCAGAGTCACCTACACAAAGAattgacataaaaaatatttcagcaAAACTCAATAAGGTCAAATTAAAGTTTGTACTAGATAGTAGGAGAGGCTAA
- the LOC121267504 gene encoding probable LRR receptor-like serine/threonine-protein kinase At3g47570 — protein MGLVGTIPPHIGNLSFLVSLSIRNNSFHGSFPNELSHLTRLKIFNFGFNELSGEIPSWIGLLKKLQSLYLYGNNFIGTIPPSLSNISSLQVISLGYNQLSGTIPSSIFKISSLQKIYLGANKLSGPMSSIFFNISSLQNIELGENMLYGGLSTHMFDHLPNLQYLSICCNQLSGELPKIGNLTMLTNLNLGENKFEGKLPREIGNLTILTELYLYDNNFEGILCLI, from the exons ATGGGCCTTGTTGGTACCATTCCTCCGCACATCGGGAACCTTTCATTCCTTGTTAGCCTAAGCATAAGAAACAACAGTTTTCATGGCTCATTTCCAAATGAGTTGTCTCATCTTACTCGGTTGAAAATCTTTAACTTTGGATTCAATGAATTGAGCGGAGAAATTCCATCTTGGATTGGGTTGCTAAAAAAACTTCAATCTTTGTACCTATATGGTAACAATTTCATAGGTACTATTCCACCATCTCTATCTAACATATCTTCATTGCAAGTTATTAGTCTTGGATACAATCAGCTTTCAGGCACCATACCTTCCTCTATCTTCAAGATATCTTCCTTGCAAAAAATTTATCTTGGAGCGAACAAGCTTTCAGGACCGATGTCCTCCATTTTCTTCAACATATCTTCACTACAAAACATTGAACTTGGCGAGAATATGCTATATGGTGGACTATCTACACATATGTTTGATCATCTTCCCAATCTTCAGTATCTTTCTATTTGTTGTAATCAATTGTCAGGTGAACTCCCGAAAATAGGGAATTTAACTATGCTTACAAACCTAAACCTTGGTGAAAACAAATTTGAAG GAAAACTACCCCGAGAAATAGGCAATTTAACTATCCTTACAGAGCTATACCTTTATGACAACAACTTTGAAGGTATTCTTTGTCTTATTTGA